Proteins encoded by one window of Octopus bimaculoides isolate UCB-OBI-ISO-001 chromosome 4, ASM119413v2, whole genome shotgun sequence:
- the LOC106883563 gene encoding uncharacterized protein LOC106883563 isoform X5 — protein MPEAIAGGSHPPDPVIMTELPTLSLGSITQSPWAEVELLRNCYSCFGRENLLHDDTYSPTQPKVPTSSIPLSFMPCELVINERKSWEDIGKVPNPWDSASSCNNQDLTGCTGFMEIYICYHCEREFTNKDAMRIHQNACSHRPDNQPGMRTPPPPPAPSCSSKKLLLHAGQPVRPVTSLLNEDDSQKSTKEGFLKYFQLVQTHKAEKIKSDKLKLGQNTDVDCQIIDVEPRDSVQQTSPRTPKSLISQLSREAEPGLHRKRLCPTNTEESDGDSGYSTTGNGVEEIDTFKKSSKTNSLLCIDISSLLGLRIQKHVKAETTLQALPDIEQYCKTPEKNDALERLRSRPITYPITFRNSKKINTKYSHEYKFTKAQRKEFMKLVQTGLNKQSRMLKRSLKMCSVRLRRLDEEEIKKWTAPKRDARVNIQPLTHDQILLWTSKREYLKDSQNITSMYPWSPQKFSKSFPPNRQSTPVRRIGYHYYKIGSPVHKKVRKLPHPMTVYKSVFSADSTSKPKSLPGVHQFVPSVKHPLSDSHPFPMRHSAELSRFLTNHHAPPKLDQTSQHYRNPYKPIKSLNTEPISSQPYINLSNSPVTTQFLMKCIPPETQNCPSSSSLMMIPVSGDSSANIAQEQANIEIAANHGLPSSHSVVPNSQEPLKLVIKSQANTPNVNEAGDDNVSIHTISSDSEDDEQTWITRCTICRCGPCQCPPDACFRFPPSHMQSIPHFQVLDHNNPRINDQNINNTNINAVENSPMRVIVNYNKQNQNINYSDSNNYLSNACDQQVSPKHVYAPIIKSVGHHEKQVLKQFHSGSPDICTSSPLKVINRVEQSHNPKHYANDLVGSQPETTVSHNKHFNQQRTKNWHSAYNSNKIRIQRVGQSPRANDLDEDDDIQILEEVICID, from the exons GAAGATATTGGCAAGGTACCAAATCCCTGGGATTCTGCCTCTAGTTGCAATAATCAAGATTTAACTG GCTGTACAGGTTTCATGGAGATATACATTTGTTATCACTGTGAAAGAGAATTCACTAATAAAGATGCAATGCGCATTCACCAAAATGCCTGCAGTCACCGTCCAGATAATCAGCCTGGTATGCGAACTCCTCCGCCCCCACCAGCTCCCTCTTGTTCCTCCAAAAAGCTGCTATTACATGCAGGACAACCTGTACGGCCAGTTACAAGTTTGTTGAATGAGGATGATTCCCAGAAATCTACAAAAGAAGgtttcttaaaatatttccagTTGGTCCAAACTCACAAAGCTGAGAAAATTAAATCTGACAAATTAAAACTGGGACAGAATACAGATGTTGACTGCCAAATAATTGATGTTGAACCTCGGGACTCTGTTCAGCAAACTTCTCCACGCACTCCAAAGTCCCTGATCTCCCAGCTAAGTCGGGAAGCAGAGCCTGGACTCCATCGGAAACGCTTGTGTCCGacaaatacagaagaaagtgATGGTGACAGTGGCTATAGCACCACTGGAAATGGAGTTGAAGAGATCGATACTTTCAAGAAGAGTTCCAAAACCAATTCATTGCTTTGTATTGACATTTCATCTCTACTTGGCTTGCGAATTCAGAAGCATGTCAAGGCAGAAACCACACTGCAAGCTCTGCCTGATATTGAACAGTATTGTAAAACTCCAGAAAAAAATGATGCTTTAGAAAGACTACGTAGCAGACCAATTACGTATCCAATTACTTTTAGAAACTctaaaaaaattaacacaaaatataGTCATGAATACAAATTTACTAAAGCTCAAAGGAAAGAATTTATGAAACTTGTTCAGACGGGACTGAATAAACAGAGTCGCATGCTTAAACGCAGTTTAAAGATGTGTAGTGTGCGTCTTCGCCGATTAGATGAAGAGGAGATTAAGAAATGGACAGCTCCTAAAAGGGACGCTCGTGTAAACATCCAGCCTTTGACACATGATCAAATTCTTTTATGGACTTCTAAACGAGAGTACTTGAAGGACTCTCAAAACATTACTAGCATGTATCCTTGGTCTCCTCAAAAGTTTTCTAAATCTTTTCCACCTAATAGACAATCTACACCAGTTCGTCGAATAGGTTATCATTATTACAAAATTGGTAGTCCTGTACATAAAAAAGTACGAAAATTGCCTCATCCAATGACAGTCTATAAGAGTGTGTTCTCTGCCGATTCTACCTCGAAACCCAAATCTCTTCCTGGGGTTCATCAGTTTGTTCCCTCAGTAAAACATCCCCTATCTGACTCTCACCCATTCCCAATGAGGCATTCTGCAGAATTGTCTAGATTCTTAACTAATCATCATGCTCCTCCTAAATTAGACCAAACTTCTCAACATTATAGGAACCCTTATAAACCTATTAAATCATTAAACACTGAACCCATCAGTTCTCAACCTTACATCAACCTTTCCAACAGTCCTGTCACCACACAGTTTCTTATGAAATGTATTCCTCCAGAAACTCAAAACTGTCCATCGTCGTCATCGCTAATGATGATACCAGTTAGTGGAGACTCTTCCGCAAACATTGCACAGGAGCAAGCCAACATAGAAATTGCTGCTAATCATGGATTGCCCTCATCTCATAGTGTTGTACCCAACTCTCAAGAACCATTGAAGCTTGTAATCAAATCACAAGCAAACACACCAAATGTGAATGAAGCAGGGGATGACAATGTGTCTATCCACACCATATCTTCAGATTCTGAAGATGACGAACAGACATGGATTACTCGTTGTACAATATGTAGGTGTGGTCCTTGTCAGTGTCCACCTGATGCCTGTTTTAGGTTCCCTCCCTCTCATATGCAGTCCATTCCTCACTTTCAAGTACTTGATCACAATAATCCACGCATTAATGACCAGAACATTAACAATACAAACATTAATGCTGTTGAGAACTCACCAATGCGTGTCATTGTAAACTACAACAAACAGAATCAGAACATAAACTATTCCGATAGCAACAATTACCTGTCCAATGCATGTGATCAACAGGTGAGTCCAAAGCATGTGTATGCCCCAATTATTAAATCTGTTGGTCATCATGAGAAGCAGGTGCTGAAGCAGTTCCATTCAGGGAGTCCTGACATATGCACAAGTAGTCCACTCAAAGTTATCAATCGTGTCGAGCAGTCTCATAACCCTAAACACTATGCCAATGATCTGGTAGGGAGCCAGCCAGAGACAACTGTATCTCATAATAAACATTTCAATCAACAAAGGACTAAAAATTGGCATAGTGCTTACAATAGTAACAAAATCAGAATTCAAAGGGTTGGTCAAAGCCCAAGAGCTAATGATttagatgaggatgatgacatcCAGATTCTAGAAGAAGTCATCTGtatagattaa
- the LOC106883563 gene encoding uncharacterized protein LOC106883563 isoform X6, which produces MSPWAEVELLRNCYSCFGRENLLHDDTYSPTQPKVPTSSIPLSFMPCELVINERKSWEDIGKVPNPWDSASSCNNQDLTGCTGFMEIYICYHCEREFTNKDAMRIHQNACSHRPDNQPGMRTPPPPPAPSCSSKKLLLHAGQPVRPVTSLLNEDDSQKSTKEGFLKYFQLVQTHKAEKIKSDKLKLGQNTDVDCQIIDVEPRDSVQQTSPRTPKSLISQLSREAEPGLHRKRLCPTNTEESDGDSGYSTTGNGVEEIDTFKKSSKTNSLLCIDISSLLGLRIQKHVKAETTLQALPDIEQYCKTPEKNDALERLRSRPITYPITFRNSKKINTKYSHEYKFTKAQRKEFMKLVQTGLNKQSRMLKRSLKMCSVRLRRLDEEEIKKWTAPKRDARVNIQPLTHDQILLWTSKREYLKDSQNITSMYPWSPQKFSKSFPPNRQSTPVRRIGYHYYKIGSPVHKKVRKLPHPMTVYKSVFSADSTSKPKSLPGVHQFVPSVKHPLSDSHPFPMRHSAELSRFLTNHHAPPKLDQTSQHYRNPYKPIKSLNTEPISSQPYINLSNSPVTTQFLMKCIPPETQNCPSSSSLMMIPVSGDSSANIAQEQANIEIAANHGLPSSHSVVPNSQEPLKLVIKSQANTPNVNEAGDDNVSIHTISSDSEDDEQTWITRCTICRCGPCQCPPDACFRFPPSHMQSIPHFQVLDHNNPRINDQNINNTNINAVENSPMRVIVNYNKQNQNINYSDSNNYLSNACDQQVSPKHVYAPIIKSVGHHEKQVLKQFHSGSPDICTSSPLKVINRVEQSHNPKHYANDLVGSQPETTVSHNKHFNQQRTKNWHSAYNSNKIRIQRVGQSPRANDLDEDDDIQILEEVICID; this is translated from the exons GAAGATATTGGCAAGGTACCAAATCCCTGGGATTCTGCCTCTAGTTGCAATAATCAAGATTTAACTG GCTGTACAGGTTTCATGGAGATATACATTTGTTATCACTGTGAAAGAGAATTCACTAATAAAGATGCAATGCGCATTCACCAAAATGCCTGCAGTCACCGTCCAGATAATCAGCCTGGTATGCGAACTCCTCCGCCCCCACCAGCTCCCTCTTGTTCCTCCAAAAAGCTGCTATTACATGCAGGACAACCTGTACGGCCAGTTACAAGTTTGTTGAATGAGGATGATTCCCAGAAATCTACAAAAGAAGgtttcttaaaatatttccagTTGGTCCAAACTCACAAAGCTGAGAAAATTAAATCTGACAAATTAAAACTGGGACAGAATACAGATGTTGACTGCCAAATAATTGATGTTGAACCTCGGGACTCTGTTCAGCAAACTTCTCCACGCACTCCAAAGTCCCTGATCTCCCAGCTAAGTCGGGAAGCAGAGCCTGGACTCCATCGGAAACGCTTGTGTCCGacaaatacagaagaaagtgATGGTGACAGTGGCTATAGCACCACTGGAAATGGAGTTGAAGAGATCGATACTTTCAAGAAGAGTTCCAAAACCAATTCATTGCTTTGTATTGACATTTCATCTCTACTTGGCTTGCGAATTCAGAAGCATGTCAAGGCAGAAACCACACTGCAAGCTCTGCCTGATATTGAACAGTATTGTAAAACTCCAGAAAAAAATGATGCTTTAGAAAGACTACGTAGCAGACCAATTACGTATCCAATTACTTTTAGAAACTctaaaaaaattaacacaaaatataGTCATGAATACAAATTTACTAAAGCTCAAAGGAAAGAATTTATGAAACTTGTTCAGACGGGACTGAATAAACAGAGTCGCATGCTTAAACGCAGTTTAAAGATGTGTAGTGTGCGTCTTCGCCGATTAGATGAAGAGGAGATTAAGAAATGGACAGCTCCTAAAAGGGACGCTCGTGTAAACATCCAGCCTTTGACACATGATCAAATTCTTTTATGGACTTCTAAACGAGAGTACTTGAAGGACTCTCAAAACATTACTAGCATGTATCCTTGGTCTCCTCAAAAGTTTTCTAAATCTTTTCCACCTAATAGACAATCTACACCAGTTCGTCGAATAGGTTATCATTATTACAAAATTGGTAGTCCTGTACATAAAAAAGTACGAAAATTGCCTCATCCAATGACAGTCTATAAGAGTGTGTTCTCTGCCGATTCTACCTCGAAACCCAAATCTCTTCCTGGGGTTCATCAGTTTGTTCCCTCAGTAAAACATCCCCTATCTGACTCTCACCCATTCCCAATGAGGCATTCTGCAGAATTGTCTAGATTCTTAACTAATCATCATGCTCCTCCTAAATTAGACCAAACTTCTCAACATTATAGGAACCCTTATAAACCTATTAAATCATTAAACACTGAACCCATCAGTTCTCAACCTTACATCAACCTTTCCAACAGTCCTGTCACCACACAGTTTCTTATGAAATGTATTCCTCCAGAAACTCAAAACTGTCCATCGTCGTCATCGCTAATGATGATACCAGTTAGTGGAGACTCTTCCGCAAACATTGCACAGGAGCAAGCCAACATAGAAATTGCTGCTAATCATGGATTGCCCTCATCTCATAGTGTTGTACCCAACTCTCAAGAACCATTGAAGCTTGTAATCAAATCACAAGCAAACACACCAAATGTGAATGAAGCAGGGGATGACAATGTGTCTATCCACACCATATCTTCAGATTCTGAAGATGACGAACAGACATGGATTACTCGTTGTACAATATGTAGGTGTGGTCCTTGTCAGTGTCCACCTGATGCCTGTTTTAGGTTCCCTCCCTCTCATATGCAGTCCATTCCTCACTTTCAAGTACTTGATCACAATAATCCACGCATTAATGACCAGAACATTAACAATACAAACATTAATGCTGTTGAGAACTCACCAATGCGTGTCATTGTAAACTACAACAAACAGAATCAGAACATAAACTATTCCGATAGCAACAATTACCTGTCCAATGCATGTGATCAACAGGTGAGTCCAAAGCATGTGTATGCCCCAATTATTAAATCTGTTGGTCATCATGAGAAGCAGGTGCTGAAGCAGTTCCATTCAGGGAGTCCTGACATATGCACAAGTAGTCCACTCAAAGTTATCAATCGTGTCGAGCAGTCTCATAACCCTAAACACTATGCCAATGATCTGGTAGGGAGCCAGCCAGAGACAACTGTATCTCATAATAAACATTTCAATCAACAAAGGACTAAAAATTGGCATAGTGCTTACAATAGTAACAAAATCAGAATTCAAAGGGTTGGTCAAAGCCCAAGAGCTAATGATttagatgaggatgatgacatcCAGATTCTAGAAGAAGTCATCTGtatagattaa
- the LOC106883563 gene encoding uncharacterized protein LOC106883563 isoform X3, translated as MNYSKMPEAIAGGSHPPDPVIMTELPTLSLGSITQSPWAEVELLRNCYSCFGRENLLHDDTYSPTQPKVPTSSIPLSFMPCELVINERKSWEDIGKVPNPWDSASSCNNQDLTGCTGFMEIYICYHCEREFTNKDAMRIHQNACSHRPDNQPGMRTPPPPPAPSCSSKKLLLHAGQPVRPVTSLLNEDDSQKSTKEGFLKYFQLVQTHKAEKIKSDKLKLGQNTDVDCQIIDVEPRDSVQQTSPRTPKSLISQLSREAEPGLHRKRLCPTNTEESDGDSGYSTTGNGVEEIDTFKKSSKTNSLLCIDISSLLGLRIQKHVKAETTLQALPDIEQYCKTPEKNDALERLRSRPITYPITFRNSKKINTKYSHEYKFTKAQRKEFMKLVQTGLNKQSRMLKRSLKMCSVRLRRLDEEEIKKWTAPKRDARVNIQPLTHDQILLWTSKREYLKDSQNITSMYPWSPQKFSKSFPPNRQSTPVRRIGYHYYKIGSPVHKKVRKLPHPMTVYKSVFSADSTSKPKSLPGVHQFVPSVKHPLSDSHPFPMRHSAELSRFLTNHHAPPKLDQTSQHYRNPYKPIKSLNTEPISSQPYINLSNSPVTTQFLMKCIPPETQNCPSSSSLMMIPVSGDSSANIAQEQANIEIAANHGLPSSHSVVPNSQEPLKLVIKSQANTPNVNEAGDDNVSIHTISSDSEDDEQTWITRCTICRCGPCQCPPDACFRFPPSHMQSIPHFQVLDHNNPRINDQNINNTNINAVENSPMRVIVNYNKQNQNINYSDSNNYLSNACDQQVSPKHVYAPIIKSVGHHEKQVLKQFHSGSPDICTSSPLKVINRVEQSHNPKHYANDLVGSQPETTVSHNKHFNQQRTKNWHSAYNSNKIRIQRVGQSPRANDLDEDDDIQILEEVICID; from the exons GAAGATATTGGCAAGGTACCAAATCCCTGGGATTCTGCCTCTAGTTGCAATAATCAAGATTTAACTG GCTGTACAGGTTTCATGGAGATATACATTTGTTATCACTGTGAAAGAGAATTCACTAATAAAGATGCAATGCGCATTCACCAAAATGCCTGCAGTCACCGTCCAGATAATCAGCCTGGTATGCGAACTCCTCCGCCCCCACCAGCTCCCTCTTGTTCCTCCAAAAAGCTGCTATTACATGCAGGACAACCTGTACGGCCAGTTACAAGTTTGTTGAATGAGGATGATTCCCAGAAATCTACAAAAGAAGgtttcttaaaatatttccagTTGGTCCAAACTCACAAAGCTGAGAAAATTAAATCTGACAAATTAAAACTGGGACAGAATACAGATGTTGACTGCCAAATAATTGATGTTGAACCTCGGGACTCTGTTCAGCAAACTTCTCCACGCACTCCAAAGTCCCTGATCTCCCAGCTAAGTCGGGAAGCAGAGCCTGGACTCCATCGGAAACGCTTGTGTCCGacaaatacagaagaaagtgATGGTGACAGTGGCTATAGCACCACTGGAAATGGAGTTGAAGAGATCGATACTTTCAAGAAGAGTTCCAAAACCAATTCATTGCTTTGTATTGACATTTCATCTCTACTTGGCTTGCGAATTCAGAAGCATGTCAAGGCAGAAACCACACTGCAAGCTCTGCCTGATATTGAACAGTATTGTAAAACTCCAGAAAAAAATGATGCTTTAGAAAGACTACGTAGCAGACCAATTACGTATCCAATTACTTTTAGAAACTctaaaaaaattaacacaaaatataGTCATGAATACAAATTTACTAAAGCTCAAAGGAAAGAATTTATGAAACTTGTTCAGACGGGACTGAATAAACAGAGTCGCATGCTTAAACGCAGTTTAAAGATGTGTAGTGTGCGTCTTCGCCGATTAGATGAAGAGGAGATTAAGAAATGGACAGCTCCTAAAAGGGACGCTCGTGTAAACATCCAGCCTTTGACACATGATCAAATTCTTTTATGGACTTCTAAACGAGAGTACTTGAAGGACTCTCAAAACATTACTAGCATGTATCCTTGGTCTCCTCAAAAGTTTTCTAAATCTTTTCCACCTAATAGACAATCTACACCAGTTCGTCGAATAGGTTATCATTATTACAAAATTGGTAGTCCTGTACATAAAAAAGTACGAAAATTGCCTCATCCAATGACAGTCTATAAGAGTGTGTTCTCTGCCGATTCTACCTCGAAACCCAAATCTCTTCCTGGGGTTCATCAGTTTGTTCCCTCAGTAAAACATCCCCTATCTGACTCTCACCCATTCCCAATGAGGCATTCTGCAGAATTGTCTAGATTCTTAACTAATCATCATGCTCCTCCTAAATTAGACCAAACTTCTCAACATTATAGGAACCCTTATAAACCTATTAAATCATTAAACACTGAACCCATCAGTTCTCAACCTTACATCAACCTTTCCAACAGTCCTGTCACCACACAGTTTCTTATGAAATGTATTCCTCCAGAAACTCAAAACTGTCCATCGTCGTCATCGCTAATGATGATACCAGTTAGTGGAGACTCTTCCGCAAACATTGCACAGGAGCAAGCCAACATAGAAATTGCTGCTAATCATGGATTGCCCTCATCTCATAGTGTTGTACCCAACTCTCAAGAACCATTGAAGCTTGTAATCAAATCACAAGCAAACACACCAAATGTGAATGAAGCAGGGGATGACAATGTGTCTATCCACACCATATCTTCAGATTCTGAAGATGACGAACAGACATGGATTACTCGTTGTACAATATGTAGGTGTGGTCCTTGTCAGTGTCCACCTGATGCCTGTTTTAGGTTCCCTCCCTCTCATATGCAGTCCATTCCTCACTTTCAAGTACTTGATCACAATAATCCACGCATTAATGACCAGAACATTAACAATACAAACATTAATGCTGTTGAGAACTCACCAATGCGTGTCATTGTAAACTACAACAAACAGAATCAGAACATAAACTATTCCGATAGCAACAATTACCTGTCCAATGCATGTGATCAACAGGTGAGTCCAAAGCATGTGTATGCCCCAATTATTAAATCTGTTGGTCATCATGAGAAGCAGGTGCTGAAGCAGTTCCATTCAGGGAGTCCTGACATATGCACAAGTAGTCCACTCAAAGTTATCAATCGTGTCGAGCAGTCTCATAACCCTAAACACTATGCCAATGATCTGGTAGGGAGCCAGCCAGAGACAACTGTATCTCATAATAAACATTTCAATCAACAAAGGACTAAAAATTGGCATAGTGCTTACAATAGTAACAAAATCAGAATTCAAAGGGTTGGTCAAAGCCCAAGAGCTAATGATttagatgaggatgatgacatcCAGATTCTAGAAGAAGTCATCTGtatagattaa
- the LOC106883563 gene encoding uncharacterized protein LOC106883563 isoform X4 → MANSEFELYIRSQVSMRNMQPGNAFLKKKPKKKSPWAEVELLRNCYSCFGRENLLHDDTYSPTQPKVPTSSIPLSFMPCELVINERKSWEDIGKVPNPWDSASSCNNQDLTGCTGFMEIYICYHCEREFTNKDAMRIHQNACSHRPDNQPGMRTPPPPPAPSCSSKKLLLHAGQPVRPVTSLLNEDDSQKSTKEGFLKYFQLVQTHKAEKIKSDKLKLGQNTDVDCQIIDVEPRDSVQQTSPRTPKSLISQLSREAEPGLHRKRLCPTNTEESDGDSGYSTTGNGVEEIDTFKKSSKTNSLLCIDISSLLGLRIQKHVKAETTLQALPDIEQYCKTPEKNDALERLRSRPITYPITFRNSKKINTKYSHEYKFTKAQRKEFMKLVQTGLNKQSRMLKRSLKMCSVRLRRLDEEEIKKWTAPKRDARVNIQPLTHDQILLWTSKREYLKDSQNITSMYPWSPQKFSKSFPPNRQSTPVRRIGYHYYKIGSPVHKKVRKLPHPMTVYKSVFSADSTSKPKSLPGVHQFVPSVKHPLSDSHPFPMRHSAELSRFLTNHHAPPKLDQTSQHYRNPYKPIKSLNTEPISSQPYINLSNSPVTTQFLMKCIPPETQNCPSSSSLMMIPVSGDSSANIAQEQANIEIAANHGLPSSHSVVPNSQEPLKLVIKSQANTPNVNEAGDDNVSIHTISSDSEDDEQTWITRCTICRCGPCQCPPDACFRFPPSHMQSIPHFQVLDHNNPRINDQNINNTNINAVENSPMRVIVNYNKQNQNINYSDSNNYLSNACDQQVSPKHVYAPIIKSVGHHEKQVLKQFHSGSPDICTSSPLKVINRVEQSHNPKHYANDLVGSQPETTVSHNKHFNQQRTKNWHSAYNSNKIRIQRVGQSPRANDLDEDDDIQILEEVICID, encoded by the exons GAAGATATTGGCAAGGTACCAAATCCCTGGGATTCTGCCTCTAGTTGCAATAATCAAGATTTAACTG GCTGTACAGGTTTCATGGAGATATACATTTGTTATCACTGTGAAAGAGAATTCACTAATAAAGATGCAATGCGCATTCACCAAAATGCCTGCAGTCACCGTCCAGATAATCAGCCTGGTATGCGAACTCCTCCGCCCCCACCAGCTCCCTCTTGTTCCTCCAAAAAGCTGCTATTACATGCAGGACAACCTGTACGGCCAGTTACAAGTTTGTTGAATGAGGATGATTCCCAGAAATCTACAAAAGAAGgtttcttaaaatatttccagTTGGTCCAAACTCACAAAGCTGAGAAAATTAAATCTGACAAATTAAAACTGGGACAGAATACAGATGTTGACTGCCAAATAATTGATGTTGAACCTCGGGACTCTGTTCAGCAAACTTCTCCACGCACTCCAAAGTCCCTGATCTCCCAGCTAAGTCGGGAAGCAGAGCCTGGACTCCATCGGAAACGCTTGTGTCCGacaaatacagaagaaagtgATGGTGACAGTGGCTATAGCACCACTGGAAATGGAGTTGAAGAGATCGATACTTTCAAGAAGAGTTCCAAAACCAATTCATTGCTTTGTATTGACATTTCATCTCTACTTGGCTTGCGAATTCAGAAGCATGTCAAGGCAGAAACCACACTGCAAGCTCTGCCTGATATTGAACAGTATTGTAAAACTCCAGAAAAAAATGATGCTTTAGAAAGACTACGTAGCAGACCAATTACGTATCCAATTACTTTTAGAAACTctaaaaaaattaacacaaaatataGTCATGAATACAAATTTACTAAAGCTCAAAGGAAAGAATTTATGAAACTTGTTCAGACGGGACTGAATAAACAGAGTCGCATGCTTAAACGCAGTTTAAAGATGTGTAGTGTGCGTCTTCGCCGATTAGATGAAGAGGAGATTAAGAAATGGACAGCTCCTAAAAGGGACGCTCGTGTAAACATCCAGCCTTTGACACATGATCAAATTCTTTTATGGACTTCTAAACGAGAGTACTTGAAGGACTCTCAAAACATTACTAGCATGTATCCTTGGTCTCCTCAAAAGTTTTCTAAATCTTTTCCACCTAATAGACAATCTACACCAGTTCGTCGAATAGGTTATCATTATTACAAAATTGGTAGTCCTGTACATAAAAAAGTACGAAAATTGCCTCATCCAATGACAGTCTATAAGAGTGTGTTCTCTGCCGATTCTACCTCGAAACCCAAATCTCTTCCTGGGGTTCATCAGTTTGTTCCCTCAGTAAAACATCCCCTATCTGACTCTCACCCATTCCCAATGAGGCATTCTGCAGAATTGTCTAGATTCTTAACTAATCATCATGCTCCTCCTAAATTAGACCAAACTTCTCAACATTATAGGAACCCTTATAAACCTATTAAATCATTAAACACTGAACCCATCAGTTCTCAACCTTACATCAACCTTTCCAACAGTCCTGTCACCACACAGTTTCTTATGAAATGTATTCCTCCAGAAACTCAAAACTGTCCATCGTCGTCATCGCTAATGATGATACCAGTTAGTGGAGACTCTTCCGCAAACATTGCACAGGAGCAAGCCAACATAGAAATTGCTGCTAATCATGGATTGCCCTCATCTCATAGTGTTGTACCCAACTCTCAAGAACCATTGAAGCTTGTAATCAAATCACAAGCAAACACACCAAATGTGAATGAAGCAGGGGATGACAATGTGTCTATCCACACCATATCTTCAGATTCTGAAGATGACGAACAGACATGGATTACTCGTTGTACAATATGTAGGTGTGGTCCTTGTCAGTGTCCACCTGATGCCTGTTTTAGGTTCCCTCCCTCTCATATGCAGTCCATTCCTCACTTTCAAGTACTTGATCACAATAATCCACGCATTAATGACCAGAACATTAACAATACAAACATTAATGCTGTTGAGAACTCACCAATGCGTGTCATTGTAAACTACAACAAACAGAATCAGAACATAAACTATTCCGATAGCAACAATTACCTGTCCAATGCATGTGATCAACAGGTGAGTCCAAAGCATGTGTATGCCCCAATTATTAAATCTGTTGGTCATCATGAGAAGCAGGTGCTGAAGCAGTTCCATTCAGGGAGTCCTGACATATGCACAAGTAGTCCACTCAAAGTTATCAATCGTGTCGAGCAGTCTCATAACCCTAAACACTATGCCAATGATCTGGTAGGGAGCCAGCCAGAGACAACTGTATCTCATAATAAACATTTCAATCAACAAAGGACTAAAAATTGGCATAGTGCTTACAATAGTAACAAAATCAGAATTCAAAGGGTTGGTCAAAGCCCAAGAGCTAATGATttagatgaggatgatgacatcCAGATTCTAGAAGAAGTCATCTGtatagattaa
- the LOC106883618 gene encoding uncharacterized protein LOC106883618, with the protein MAIKNFLPYVLFLLKVVTANVETNERPSFFSMPTYPFIAVVSIISLAITSWVGIFLCTDCYNAEVDSMNHPACKTQKTSHPTPEANPLAMHYGVSQPTFPVSQPYPTAPQNVNYFPAPSAPSLEPAAALYFSPQRYGAMKGYDTNVY; encoded by the exons aTGGCTATAAAAAACTTTTTACCTtatgtgttatttttattaaaagttgttACTGCAAATGTGG AAACTAACGAAAGACCATCATTTTTCTCAATGCCGACATATccttttattgctgttgtttctattatAAGTTTAGCCATCACATCTTGGGTGGGAATCTTTCTCTGCACAGACTGTTACAATGCTGAGGTTGACAGTATGAATCATCCAGCTTGTAAGACCCAGAAAACAAGCCATCCAACACCAGAAGCAAATCCACTTGCTATGCATTATGGCGTTTCTCAACCAACATTTCCAGTGTCACAACCATATCCAACAGCACCACAAAATGTCAACTACTTTCCTGCACCATCTGCACCTTCTCTAGAACCTGCGGCCGCTTTATACTTTTCACCACAGAGGTATGGTGCAATGAAAGGTTATGACACCAATGTCTACTAA